Proteins encoded in a region of the Haloarchaeobius salinus genome:
- a CDS encoding DUF7351 domain-containing protein: protein MSRPDSKPDINECEACVAPAEAFSVVGNETRLSILEALWRADERPVRFSDLRETVEMRDSAQFNYHLQQLTDQFVVNTDDGYDLRYAGKKVVRAVIAGEFNQNPRWGPHGLDADCVACGGSLVAAYEDENITIECADCGHPHGEYPFPPGGLTDRDRDEVMQAFDQRVRHLHCLAADGVCPECSGRMASHVEREGDCCIGSDVRVEHVCQQCGHSLCSAIGLVLLDQSDVVHFHREHDVDLNGTPYWELPWCVSDHGTTVHSTDPFSVTVTIELDGESLTVTIDDDLAVSEVERTAPVPADD from the coding sequence ATGAGCAGACCGGACAGCAAACCGGACATCAACGAGTGCGAGGCGTGCGTCGCGCCCGCGGAGGCGTTCTCGGTGGTGGGCAACGAGACGCGGCTGTCCATCCTCGAGGCGCTCTGGCGGGCCGACGAGCGACCGGTCCGGTTCTCGGACCTCCGCGAGACCGTCGAGATGCGCGACAGCGCCCAGTTCAACTATCACCTCCAGCAGCTCACCGACCAGTTCGTCGTGAACACCGACGACGGCTACGACCTGCGCTACGCCGGCAAGAAGGTCGTCCGGGCGGTCATCGCCGGCGAGTTCAACCAGAACCCGCGCTGGGGGCCCCACGGCCTCGACGCCGACTGCGTCGCCTGCGGTGGCTCGCTCGTCGCCGCCTACGAGGACGAGAACATCACCATCGAGTGCGCTGACTGCGGCCACCCCCACGGCGAGTACCCGTTCCCGCCGGGCGGGCTGACCGACCGTGACCGGGACGAGGTCATGCAGGCGTTCGACCAGCGCGTCCGTCACCTCCACTGTCTCGCCGCCGACGGCGTCTGCCCCGAGTGCAGCGGCAGGATGGCGAGCCACGTCGAGCGCGAGGGCGACTGCTGCATCGGCTCGGACGTCCGGGTCGAGCACGTCTGCCAGCAGTGCGGGCACTCGCTCTGCTCGGCCATCGGCCTCGTGCTGCTCGACCAGTCCGACGTGGTCCACTTCCACCGCGAGCACGACGTCGACCTCAACGGGACGCCGTACTGGGAGCTCCCGTGGTGCGTCTCCGACCACGGGACGACCGTTCACTCGACGGACCCCTTCTCGGTCACCGTGACCATCGAGCTCGACGGGGAGTCCCTCACGGTCACCATCGACGACGACCTCGCGGTGTCCGAGGTCGAGCGCACGGCACCGGTTCCCGCCGACGACTGA
- a CDS encoding DUF5787 family protein produces MREFAFEQRLCASLERDVDGVLARQLGGGVHSARRVLDVVVVEPGPTFDDRAAITERSIPHRAIESGVGRGRSRDWRGAFDLPGERARGIVERAVDVGFFERDPTAGAEHVRRACRYPDGWFDRLVAVENKPDLGAPGDLETQLLKDVRLALVDEVVLATASHVTRAHLNRIPEAVGVWRFDPETLDRTVVREASPLPVDEHGTEIVEEHAGWTEVRVATAEAKVRARRRLAERAYGKGWRVAEFPGCAWVRDEAVAGGGGVPHCEWKGRVVDPGNECGPDCPGFEAGEPPSVDAAGERDGRTGWVADPDGLASRQAGLDRFG; encoded by the coding sequence GTGCGCGAATTCGCGTTCGAACAGCGGCTCTGTGCCAGCCTGGAGCGCGACGTCGACGGGGTGCTCGCGCGACAGCTCGGCGGCGGCGTCCACAGCGCCCGGCGGGTGCTCGACGTGGTCGTGGTCGAACCAGGCCCGACGTTCGACGACCGCGCCGCCATCACCGAGCGGAGCATCCCCCACCGGGCCATCGAGAGCGGCGTGGGCCGCGGTCGCTCGCGGGACTGGCGCGGCGCGTTCGACCTCCCAGGCGAACGTGCCCGCGGCATCGTCGAACGGGCCGTCGACGTGGGCTTCTTCGAGCGCGACCCGACCGCCGGTGCCGAGCACGTCCGCCGGGCGTGTCGGTACCCGGACGGCTGGTTCGACCGGCTCGTCGCCGTCGAGAACAAGCCCGACCTCGGCGCACCCGGCGACCTGGAGACGCAGCTCCTGAAGGACGTCCGGCTGGCGCTCGTCGACGAGGTGGTGCTCGCGACGGCGAGTCACGTCACCCGGGCGCACCTGAACCGCATCCCCGAGGCGGTCGGCGTCTGGCGGTTCGACCCCGAGACGCTGGACCGCACCGTCGTCCGGGAAGCGTCGCCACTCCCGGTCGACGAGCACGGCACCGAGATCGTCGAGGAGCACGCGGGCTGGACGGAGGTGCGGGTCGCGACCGCCGAGGCCAAGGTCCGGGCACGCCGCCGGCTGGCCGAGCGTGCCTACGGCAAGGGCTGGCGGGTGGCCGAGTTCCCGGGCTGTGCGTGGGTCCGGGACGAAGCCGTCGCTGGCGGTGGCGGCGTCCCGCACTGCGAGTGGAAGGGCCGCGTCGTCGATCCCGGCAACGAGTGCGGCCCGGACTGTCCGGGGTTCGAGGCTGGTGAGCCGCCCTCGGTCGACGCGGCGGGCGAGCGGGACGGGCGGACCGGCTGGGTGGCGGACCCGGACGGACTGGCGAGCAGGCAGGCGGGGCTGGACCGGTTCGGCTGA